Genomic window (Desulfovibrio sp. X2):
CGCCTTGGCCAGCAGACCGGCCACGGACATGACCTTGATCTTGCTGCATTCCTTGGCCTTGGGGCCGAGGGGGATGGTGTCGGTGACGACGACCTCGGCGTAATGCGAATTTTCCAGGCGCTCGATGGCCGGGCCGGAGAGCACCGGATGGGTGGCGCAGGCCACGCACTTGCTCGCGCCGTGCTCCATGAGGACGCCCGCGGCCTCGCAGATGGTGCCGGCGGTGTCGATCATGTCGTCGAGAACGATGGCGATCTTGTCCTTGACGTTGCCGATGAGGTTCATGGCCCTTGCCTTGTTCGGCTCGTCGCGGCGCTTGTCGATGATCGCCAGGCTGGCGCCCAGGCGCTTGCCGTAGGCCCTGGCGCGCTCGACGCCGCCGGCGTCCGGGGAGACCACCACCACGTCCTCGTCCTTGTAGGCTTCCTTGATGTAGGAAAGAAGGACGGGCGCGGCGAAGAGGTTGTCCACGGGCAGGTCGAAGAAGCCTTGGATCTGTCCGGCGTGCAGGTCGATGGTCAGCAGGCGGTTCATGCCCGCCACGGACAGGAAGTCCGAGACCAGCTTGGCGGAGATGGGCGCGCGGGGCACGACCTTGCGGTCCTGGCGCGCGTACCCGTAGTAGGGCACCACGGCCGTGACGCGCGAGGCGCTGGCGCGCTTGAGCGCGTCGAGGATCAGGCCGAGCTGCATGAGGTTGAAGTTGACGGGCGAGCAGGTGGGCTGGACGACGAAGACGTCCGCGCCGCGCACGTTGGCGCCGATCTCGATGCGGATCTCGCCGTCGCTGAAGGTCTCGGCCAGGATGGGGGTGAGCTTGCACCCCATGTGATCGCAAATGGCCTCGGCCAGCTGGGGGTTGGCCGTACCAGAAAGAATTCTCAGATCTCCGTGCAGCGCCATTTCTCTAGAACCTTGCGTTGTATGAATGGCAGGGGAGGAAGGATTCGAACCCTCGAATGACGGGACCAAAACCCGTTGCCTTACCACCTTGGCTACTCCCCTGCGTCAGGGACTGTGTATGAAGGCCCCGGGGGCCTTTTCCTCCCCGGTCCCGGCCAGGGCGCGCGCAGCGGCATTCGCCGTGCTCAAGTCGCGAAAAGCGGCCACGATGCTCGCGCCGCTTCCGCTCATGACGGCCCCTGCCGCTCCGAGCCGCAACAACTCTTCCTTGTACCGTCTAAGAGTCTGAAACGCCGGGAAAACCGCGGCTTCGAAATCGTTTTCCAGGCAGACAGGCCAAGGGCAAAGAGAGCCTGTATCCATTTCACCTGGGCCTGTCAACACTTGCGGCAGCCCGGCGCCGTGCGGTTTGCCCAGGCGGCGCGCGTCCCATTCGCGGTAGGCCCAGGCCGTATCCACGTGTTCGGACGGGCAGAGAAGCAGCAGGTGGAGTCCGGAAAGATCGACTTCGACAGGCTGCAGCCGCTCGCCCACGCCGTGCGCCAGGGCGGGACGTCCGAGCAGGAAGAAGGGCACGTCGGCGCCCAGGCCGAGCGCGGTTTCGGCCAGCCGTTCGGGCGTGAGCGCGGCAGCCCCCGCGTGCTCGTTCAGGTAGGCGAGCATGGCCGCGGCGTCCGAGCTGCCGCCGCCGAGCCCGGCACCCGAGGGAATGTGCTTCTCCACCAGCACGCGGACGTCCGGGGGAATGCCCGTGGCCGCGGCGAAGGCCGTGCAGGCCCGGTGGACGAGGTTCTTCTCCGCGGGCACGTCCACGCCCGGACAGTCGAGGAGCAGGCCTCGGCCAGGTTCGCCCGGCGTCACGCGCAGCACGTCGTGCGGCTCGGGAAGGGGAAGAAAAAGCGTTTCGAGCTCGTGGTACCCGTCCTCGCGGCGGCCCGTGATGCGCAGCACGAGGTTGACCTTGCAGGGGGCGGTGAGGACAGCGGGAGGGAAGGTCTTCATTGGGGAAAAAAGGGGAGGGCCGAAGCCCTCCCCCAGGTGGTTAGTGGGGAACCGTCATCGTCCTGATGACATTGTGGCCCTGGCGCTTGATGAGCAGCAGGAGCACGCCCTTGGTCTTGCCCTCGGTCTTGTAGACGCGTTCGAAGTCGGCCACGCTGGACACGGGCTGCTGGTTGACCTCGAGGATCACGTCGCCGGGAGCGATCTGGGCCTGGTCGGCGGGAGAATCCTGCTCCACGTCCACGACCAGCAGGCCCTGGGGCTTTTCGAGCCCGAGCGCCTTGGCCTCGCGCTCGGTCACGGGACGCAGGGCCAGGCCGTCGATCTTGGCCTCGGGCTGCATCTGTCCGGGCTGGCCGCCGTTCGCCTCGGCGAGCTTCTCGGTGTCGCGCTGGCCGAGCACGGCCGTCAGGTCGAGGCTCTTGCCCTTGCGCCAGACGGTAAGGTGCACGGTCTGACCGGGCTTCAGCGCCGCGATGTGGCGCAGCAGCTCGGCGGAGTCGGCCACGTCCTCGCCGTTGACCTTGGTGATGACGTCCGCGGTCTTGAGTCCGGCCTTGTCGGCGGGCTGTCCGGGCAGCACGTTGGCGACCATGGCGCCCTTGGCCTCGGGCAGGCCCAGGGCCTTGGCCGCATCGGGGTTCACGTCCTGGATGGTCACGCCGAGCCAGCCGCGGGAAACCTTGCCCTTGGTCTTCAACTGCTCGATGACGGTCTTGACCATGTTGCTCGGCACGGCGAAGCCGATGCCCTGTCCCGAGGCCACGATGGCGGTGTTCACGCCGATGACGTGGCCGTTCATGTCGATCAGCGGACCGCCGGAGTTGCCGGGGTTGATGCTGGCGTCGGTCTGGATGAAGTTGTCGAAGGGACCTGCGCCGATGATGCGGCCCTTGGCGCTGATGATGCCCGCGGTGACCGTGTGGCCGAGGCCGAATGGGTTGCCGATGGCCAGGACCCACTGGCCCACCTTGGCCTTGTCGGAGTCGCCGAAGGTCAGGGTGGGCAGGGTGCGTTTGGCGTCGATCTTGAGCAGGGCGAGGTCGGTCTCCTTGTCGCGGCCGACGATCTTGGCCGGATAGGACTCGTCCGAGCCGAGCAGGTTGACCTTGATCTCGTCGGCCCCGGCGATGACGTGGTAGTTGGTCACGATGTAGCCGTCATCGGAG
Coding sequences:
- a CDS encoding DegQ family serine endoprotease, with the translated sequence MRTLSKRLLPGLFLVLFMAATAYSATLPDFTELAEETGKAVVNISTVKMVKGNDAMREFFQSHRPPRGQGNGPMDDFFDQFNRFFGEQQPQRPHKEGALGSGFIISDDGYIVTNYHVIAGADEIKVNLLGSDESYPAKIVGRDKETDLALLKIDAKRTLPTLTFGDSDKAKVGQWVLAIGNPFGLGHTVTAGIISAKGRIIGAGPFDNFIQTDASINPGNSGGPLIDMNGHVIGVNTAIVASGQGIGFAVPSNMVKTVIEQLKTKGKVSRGWLGVTIQDVNPDAAKALGLPEAKGAMVANVLPGQPADKAGLKTADVITKVNGEDVADSAELLRHIAALKPGQTVHLTVWRKGKSLDLTAVLGQRDTEKLAEANGGQPGQMQPEAKIDGLALRPVTEREAKALGLEKPQGLLVVDVEQDSPADQAQIAPGDVILEVNQQPVSSVADFERVYKTEGKTKGVLLLLIKRQGHNVIRTMTVPH
- a CDS encoding ribose-phosphate pyrophosphokinase; translated protein: MALHGDLRILSGTANPQLAEAICDHMGCKLTPILAETFSDGEIRIEIGANVRGADVFVVQPTCSPVNFNLMQLGLILDALKRASASRVTAVVPYYGYARQDRKVVPRAPISAKLVSDFLSVAGMNRLLTIDLHAGQIQGFFDLPVDNLFAAPVLLSYIKEAYKDEDVVVVSPDAGGVERARAYGKRLGASLAIIDKRRDEPNKARAMNLIGNVKDKIAIVLDDMIDTAGTICEAAGVLMEHGASKCVACATHPVLSGPAIERLENSHYAEVVVTDTIPLGPKAKECSKIKVMSVAGLLAKAIHNIHTESSVSVLFV
- the ispE gene encoding 4-(cytidine 5'-diphospho)-2-C-methyl-D-erythritol kinase: MKTFPPAVLTAPCKVNLVLRITGRREDGYHELETLFLPLPEPHDVLRVTPGEPGRGLLLDCPGVDVPAEKNLVHRACTAFAAATGIPPDVRVLVEKHIPSGAGLGGGSSDAAAMLAYLNEHAGAAALTPERLAETALGLGADVPFFLLGRPALAHGVGERLQPVEVDLSGLHLLLLCPSEHVDTAWAYREWDARRLGKPHGAGLPQVLTGPGEMDTGSLCPWPVCLENDFEAAVFPAFQTLRRYKEELLRLGAAGAVMSGSGASIVAAFRDLSTANAAARALAGTGEEKAPGAFIHSP